A region from the Palaemon carinicauda isolate YSFRI2023 unplaced genomic scaffold, ASM3689809v2 scaffold12, whole genome shotgun sequence genome encodes:
- the LOC137635387 gene encoding uncharacterized protein — MLWIMKTYVFWVLYFSSEAMETTTTSSSSFFPSITNCTRGQPEITMEGSNPVYQRFEIIPAQDFKYLQVSMKIESCYSRPVTRGNYFLSGENIHVNQTNGESLPLDVSYKNIAGKHGYHISIQAKEVSFSDDVDTTMTCGKCLGFKVKAVGANICTQVIFGHNEIKTNSGKVMQKIQNGEGKIRKGDYEIEPKIQNGGRGNKNGGFKIQQKLVLTGVGNKNEGLESQNQLLTGALANENGVLEAKTELLKGDARIKLLSARELVSSLHQLHLFINWGYLIFVSSFVTLSFLAFLAGLCIRKKDYRRLGNTELPEQPSFTA, encoded by the exons ATGCTGTGGATAATGAAGACATACGTTTTTTGGGTGCTTTACTTCTCAAGCGAAGCGATGGAAACAACAACTACcagctcttcttctttttttccctccATCACGAACTGCACAAGAGGTCAGCCAGAGATCACGATGGAAGGCAGCAATCCAGTGTACCAAAGGTTCGAAATAATTCCAGCACAAGACTTCAAGTACCTCCAGGTGTCCATGAAGATTGAATCGTGTTACTCGCGACCTGTTACTCGTGGCAATTACTTCTTGTCCGGAGAAAACATTCACGTAAACCAAACGAATGGAGAGAGTCTTCCCTTGGACGTGTCGTACAAGAATATCGCTGGAAAGCATGGTTACCACATAAGTATACAAGCTAAAGAGGTGAGTTTTTCTGATGACGTTGACACAACCATGACCTGTGGCAAATGCCTGGGGTTTAAAGTGAAGGCTGTTGGGGCTAACATCTGTACTCAGGTTATCTTCGGTCACAATGAAATCAAAACAAACAGTGGGAAAGTTATGCAAAAAATACAAAATGGAGAAGGGAAAATTAGAAAAGGAGACTATGAAATCGAGCCGAAAATACAAAATGGAGGAAGGGGAAATAAAAATGGAGGATTTAAAATCCAGCAGAAATTAGTACTTACAGGAGTAGGTAATAAAAATGAAGGTTTGGAATCCCAGAATCAACTGCTAACTGGAGCAttggcaaatgaaaatggagtgTTGGAAGCCAAAACTGAGTTGCTAAAAGGGGATGCAAGGATTAAACTCTTGAGTGCAAGAGAACTCGTCTCCAGTCTCCACCAGCTTCACCTATTTATCAACTGGGGATATTTGATCTTCGTCAGCTCCTTCGTGACCCTTTCCTTCCTGGCATTTCTCGCAGGGCTTTGCATAAGGAAAAAGGATTACAGGAGACTCGGTAACAC CGAGCTCCCAGAGCAGCCGAGTTTCACGGCCTGA